A portion of the Camelus bactrianus isolate YW-2024 breed Bactrian camel chromosome 25, ASM4877302v1, whole genome shotgun sequence genome contains these proteins:
- the CCNE2 gene encoding G1/S-specific cyclin-E2, which produces MSRRSSRLQAKQQPQPSQTDSPQEAQIIQAKKRKTAQDVRKRKEEKVTKKHQYEIRNCWPPVLSGGISPCIIIETPHKELGTSDFSRFTNYRFKNLFINPSPLPDLSWGCSKDVWLNMLNKETRYVHDKHFEVLHSDLEPQMRSILLDWLLEVCEVYTLHRETFYLAQDFFDRFMLTQKDINKNMLQLIGITSLFIASKLEEIYAPKLQEFAYVTDGACSEEDILRMELIILKALKWELGPVTVISWLNLFLQVDALKDAPKVLLPQYSQEKFIQIAQLLDLCILAIDSLEFQYRILAAAALCHFTSIEVVKKASGLEWDSISECVEWMEPFVSVVKSTSPVKLKIFKKISMEDRHNIQTHTNYLTMLDEVNYVNTFRKGGQLSPVCNGGIMTPPKSTEKPPGKH; this is translated from the exons ATGTCAAGACGCAG TAGCCGTTTACAAGCTAAacagcagccccagcccagccagaCGGATTCCCCCCAAGAAGCCCAGATAATTCAGgccaagaagagaaaaacagcccAG gatgtcagaaaaagaaaagaggagaaggtCACCAAGAAACATCAGTATGAAATTAGG aATTGTTGGCCACCTGTATTATCTGGGGGGATTAGTCCTTGCATTATCATTGAAACACCCCACAAAGAACTAGGAACAAGTGACTTCTCCAGATTTACaaattacagatttaaaaatctttttattaatcCTTCACCTCTGCCTGATTTAAG CTGGGGATGTTCAAAGGATGTTTGGCTAAACATGTTAAATAAAGAGACCAGATATGTTCATGACAAACATTTTGAAGTTCTGCATTCTGACTTGGAACCACAGATGAGGTCAATACTTCTAGACTGGCTTTTAGAG GTATGTGAAGTATACACACTTCATAGGGAAACGTTTTATCTTGCTCAAGACTTTTTTGATAGATTCATGTTGACCCAAaaggatataaataaaaatatgcttcAACTCATTGGAATTACCTCATTATTCATTGCTTCCAAACTTGAG gaaatcTATGCTCCTAAGCTCCAAGAGTTTGCTTATGTCACTGATGGAGCTTGCAGTGAAGAGGATATCTTAAGGATGGAACTCATTATTTTAAAG GCTTTAAAATGGGAACTCGGTCCTGTAACAGTCATCTCCTGGCTAAACCTCTTCCTCCAAGTTGATGCTCTTAAAGATGCTCCTAAAGTTCTTCTACCTCAGTATTCTCAGGAAAAGTTCATTCAGATAGCTCAg CTTTTAGATCTGTGTATTCTAGCCATCGATTCATTAGAGTTCCAGTACAGAATACTGGCTGCTGCTGCCTTGTGCCATTTTACCTCTATTGAAGTGGTTAAGAAAGCCTCAG gtTTGGAGTGGGACAGCATTTCTGAATGTGTAGAATGGATGGAGCCTTTTGTCAGCGTAGTAAAAAGTACTAGCCCAGTGAAGCTAAAGATTTTTAAGAAGATTTCTATGGAAGACAGACAcaatatacagacacacacaaattACCTGACTATGCTG GATGAAGTAAATTATGTGAACACCTTCAGAAAGGGGGGACAGTTGTCACCAGTGTGCAATGGAGGTATTATGACACCACCGAAGAGCACTGAAAAGCCACCAGGAAAACACTAA
- the LOC141574957 gene encoding uncharacterized protein LOC141574957: MRLRLTPPDSALPSPAPASPAAGPRVDPCARAAPAHLEGLQGRLACALGRRSPALTPLHLPVRPGGGRESLRGSSSTARLPASRLPHLPPVRPCPLPLSTLGSQGCQAAAGPQHTARWRRFGRAQSGQEVAILWRTLVVPPRPPGTRVFLGNAGTSRARPCGRSAALTGELANGRRGRQHNVERLQNVNTAGRAAGHVCPDCHPPAAGTTGDQLWHPRAARLRDACLALSSSPPAEDSLAASTKILLQRAPRSDVSK; this comes from the exons ATGCGCCTCAGACTGACACCTCCGGACAGCGCGCTCCCCTCCCCCGCGCCCGCCAGCCCGGCCGCAGGCCCGAGAGTTGATCCCTGCGCCAGGGCCGCGCCCGCCCACCTCGAGGGGCTGCAGGGCCGGCTGGCCTGCGCCCTTGGCCGACGGTCACCTGCACTCACTCCCCTTCACCTGCCTGTGCGGCCCGGTGGCGGGAGGGAGTCTCTCAGAGGCTCCTCCTCCACAGCCCGGCTCCCCGCCTCTCGGCTTCCGCATCTCCCGCCAGTacgtccctgtcccctccctctctcaACTCTCGGATCCCAGGGGTGTCAGGCCGCGGCCGGGCCCCAGCATACGGCCAGGTGGAGACGGTTTGGGCGAGCACAGAGTGGCCAGGAAGTGGCCATCCTGTGGCGCACTCTGGTAGTCCCGCCAAGGCCTCCAGGaacccgggttttcctaggaaACGCGGGGACCAGCAGGGCCCGCCCCTGCGGGAGGAGCGCAGCGTTGACTGGCGAGCTGGCCAATGGGCGGCGAGGACGGCAGCACAACGTGGAGCGGCTGCAGAATGTAAACACAGCCGGGCGCGCGGCGGGCCACGTGTGCCCCGACTGCCACCCGCCGGCCGCCGGGACCACCGGGGACCAGCTGTGGCACCCCAGGGCAGCCAGGCTCAGAGATGCCTGTCTTGCACTTAGCTCCAGCCCGCCGGCCGAG GATTCCCTCGCTGCTTCTACTAAAATCCTGCTCCAGCGCGCCCCAAGATCGGACGTCTCCAAGTAG